The genomic region GCCGCCACGGTCTGGGAACGGTCCCCTCCCGCGTCGTGGAAGAGGATGGTCGGCCCGTTGGCGATCTCCCTCTTCACGGTGGCGACCATCGTGTCCGAGCCGGGAAGCTCGAAGTCCTTGGAGTCGACGTTCCAGCCCAGCGGCCGCATCCCACGGGACGCGGCGAGCTGCCGGCTGTACGGGGTGAACGCACCGCCCGGGGCCCGGTAGTACTGCGGCCGTACGCCTCCGGAGGCCTCGGTGATCATGCGTTCGGCGTCCAGGATCTGCTGCGACTGGAACGCCTCGGACTGCCTGTCCATGGTGGTGTCGTGCGCGACCGTGTGGTCGCACAGCCGGTGCCCGGCCGCCACGACCTTCTTGACCAGGTCCGGGTGCGCCTTGGCCTGTGTGCCGACCATGCAGAACGTGGCCTTGACGCCGTTGTCCTCCAGCAGTTGCAGCACCTTGGGCGTCCAGACCGGGTCCGGCCCGTCGTCGATGGTGATGTTGACGCCGCGGGCGCCCCGGTCGGAGGCGTGCGCGATGTCGGCCGCCACCTCGACCACCGGCGCCGCGACGGACGCTTGCGGCTTCCGCGCTCCGGCGGGGTCGGCCTGCGCGGTCCACACCGAGGCGGCGGCGGCCACCACCGTCACTCCGAGCCCTGCGGCGAGGAGCCGGCTGTGCCATCCCTTTCCCTTGTGCTTTGCCATGTCCGACCGCCCCTTTGCCGCCTTCGCCGATGCCGTGCACCCATCAAGTCACACGAACGCCCTGACCAGGCACCCCTGTTACCGATCACGGACGAACCCGCAGGGGGCCGGCGACAAACGCAGGGGTTCCGCGACAGAGGAAGAGCCCGTCAGCAAGCTGACGGGCTCCCGCGGAGGACTGACGATCAACCTGTCATCAGGTCAGATCGTCGGTGTCTCGTCGACGATCTCCTTGTGCGGTTCGACGATGAACTTCCAGCCGTCGCTGGGCTCCAGGAACCGCACCCGGGTCGGGTAGATGTCCAGGGCTCGGCGGTCGCGGTTCTGGCTGTTCGCGCTCTTCCGCCCCCGGGCGGGCTCCTCGTACAGGTCGACCTTGACGTCCGGCACCGCGACGGTCTCCTCGCTCCAGCGCTGGACGATGCCCGCGCCGAACGCATCCCGTGCGGCAGAGTAGAGCGATTCCAGGGAATCCTTGTTCCCGGCGGGCACGAAAAGGGCGAGATTCAGGAGGACGCCGGCGCTCTGGAGAACCTCGATCTCCTCCCCTGCCTTGTCGGCAATCCAGATCCCGCTCTCCTCGGCATTGTCCGGGAGGACATAAGCCTCCTCACCGAAGATGGTCCTCACGGCGAAGGACCCACCCTCGAAATTCTTTCCCGGCTCCGTGAGGAAAGCCGGTGCGTAGCAGTCGAGAGGAAGGCCGTCCGTCCCCGCCGAGACGAAGATGCCGTCCTGGAGGCCCAGTTCGGAAACCTCTGCGGCCGTAAGACGTCGAGCCGTGACCTTCTCGGTATTCACGCCATTCCCCTTTTTTCGCGGCGTCCTGTAAATCCTTTAGGACTATACCACGAAGACGTCCACCAATTCCCCCGGACGGGACAGCTGGCAAATATTTTCACATCGCAGACAAAAGTGCAGCCACTGGAGATAAATGCGACGCGAGAACGATCCGAGACTTCGACGGAGGGATTTCGGAATTAGCTGAGCAGCCGAGCGGAATTCGAGCGGGCCCACGCGAATCCTCCTGGTGCGGCCCTCCGCGCGGGCGGCGGGCGGCCGAGGCACCCCCTGCCGAGGTGAGAACCTCGCGCGGCCCCGCGACCGCCGTGACCTTACGGGTGAAAGTTCATCACCGTAACCTCTTGCCGCGCTCGACTTACGACCGTAGCCTTACGAACGTAAGCTCGCATGCCGACGGGAACGGACACGGCATGACCGTCGGCGACGCATCCGAACGCCCGGGAACGGGACACCGCGAACGGGACACCGAGAGAAACAAGGAGGAAGCCGTGGCAAGTTCGTCCGGCGCCATCACCCGTGAGAGGCGGCGCACCCCCCTGGCAGTGACCGTCTCCGCCTGGGTCGCCCCACTGCTGGTGCTCACCGGATTCGCGTTCGTCGCGTTCGTCCCGGTCCTGATCGCGCTGACCGGCGCCCTCGCCCGGGCTCGCGACGGGGTGGTCAAGGCGGCGGCCACGGCCCTCGCCGTCAGCTACGCGATCCCGTTCGCCATATGGCAGGCGCGGCCCGACGGCGCACCGAGCCTGTCGAAGGACATCCACCCCGGGTTCATCGGGCTGATCGTCGCCGCGTCCGCCGCACTCCTCATCACCATCCACGGAGTCCGCCGGCGCTGAACGCCCCTGCCGTGTAAGCCATGTCCGCACTCCGGTGCCCGCACACCCACGACTCCCCGAGC from Streptomyces sp. QL37 harbors:
- a CDS encoding polysaccharide deacetylase family protein → MAKHKGKGWHSRLLAAGLGVTVVAAAASVWTAQADPAGARKPQASVAAPVVEVAADIAHASDRGARGVNITIDDGPDPVWTPKVLQLLEDNGVKATFCMVGTQAKAHPDLVKKVVAAGHRLCDHTVAHDTTMDRQSEAFQSQQILDAERMITEASGGVRPQYYRAPGGAFTPYSRQLAASRGMRPLGWNVDSKDFELPGSDTMVATVKREIANGPTILFHDAGGDRSQTVAALREVLPWLKQQGYSFGFPVR